A region of the Montipora foliosa isolate CH-2021 chromosome 8, ASM3666993v2, whole genome shotgun sequence genome:
agttttttttccttctcgtTGCAGATGAGGTGCGTACGGGTACATACAGACAGCTGTTCCACCCAGAACAGTTGATGACTGGTAAAGAAGATGCTGCTAACAACTATGCTAGAGGACATTACACAGTTGGAAAGGAAATGATTGACATTGTCCTTGACAGAATCAGAAAGTTGGTAGGTGATACTTAACACTTAGTTTCCTTCAAGTATACCTTTCCTTACCCAAAATGTAATCCAGGGGAAAAGTTCCAGTCAACCTGATGGAAACATGCACAGAACTTTCACTTTGATTTAAGAGTTTCTCCCCACAAATTTTAAGTGATTGTCAGTTAATTCTCTAATTTTGTTCCTAATCCATTGGTGTTTGTAGGCTGACCAGTGCACTGGCCTTCAAGGATTTCTCATCTTCCATTCCTTTGGTGGTGGAACTGGCTCTGGTTTTACATCCCTGCTCATGGAACGTCTGTCTGTTGACTACGGCAAGAAATCCAAATTGGAGTTCTCCATCTACCCAGCACCTCAGATTGCTACAGCTGTAGTGGAACCATACAACTCCATTCTGACCACTCACACCACCTTGGAACACTCTGACTGCGCCTTCATGGTTGACAATGAAGCCATCTACGATATTTGCCGTCGTAACTTGGACATTGAAAGGCCAACGTACACCAATTTGAACCGTCTGATAGGTCAGATTGTGTCATCCATCACTGCCTCACTGCGCTTCGATGGTGCACTTAACGTTGACTTGACTGAGTTTCAGGTACCTGTCAATCACTCGCTGTTCTTTCTGATACTAAAAGATTAATTGCCTCTAACCTTAATTTTTGTGGTAATTGCAGACCAACTTGGTGCCCTACCCCCGTATTCACTTCCCATTGGCTACTTATGCGCCTGTCATCTCTGCTGAAAAGGCCTACCATGAGCAGCTTACAGTTGCTGAAATTACCAATGCTTGTTTTGAGCCAGCCAATCAGATGGTGAAATGTGACCCACGTCACGGCAAATACATGGCTTGCTGTCTGCTGTTCCGTGGTGATGTGGTACCAAAGGATGTGAATGCAGCTATTGCCACAATCAAGACCAAAAGAACCATTCAGTTTGTGGACTGGTGCCCAACTGGCTTTAAGGTATTGATATTCTGTATGGCATATTAATTTCTGATTTTAGCTGTCTATGGCGAGCTACAAATGTTAGCTCAACATTAGTGCCTTTTTAAGACCCCACAAGCAAAGCGTCACTTTTAATACTTGTAGTGTATAAATAAACATGATTGGTTGATTGACCACTATCTAAAGTTGTAAGATCGATTTTTAACCTCTCTGTGCATTTTCAGGTTGGAATTAACTACCAGCCGCCCACAGTTGTCCCCGGTGGAGACTTGGCGAAGGTTCAACGTGCTGTGTGTATGTTGAGCAACACAACAGCCATTGCAGAGGCC
Encoded here:
- the LOC138012886 gene encoding tubulin alpha-1 chain-like produces the protein MRECISVHVGQAGVQIGNACWELYCLEHGIQPDGQMPSDKTIGGGDDSFNTFFSETGAGKHVPRAVFVDLEPTVVDEVRTGTYRQLFHPEQLMTGKEDAANNYARGHYTVGKEMIDIVLDRIRKLADQCTGLQGFLIFHSFGGGTGSGFTSLLMERLSVDYGKKSKLEFSIYPAPQIATAVVEPYNSILTTHTTLEHSDCAFMVDNEAIYDICRRNLDIERPTYTNLNRLIGQIVSSITASLRFDGALNVDLTEFQTNLVPYPRIHFPLATYAPVISAEKAYHEQLTVAEITNACFEPANQMVKCDPRHGKYMACCLLFRGDVVPKDVNAAIATIKTKRTIQFVDWCPTGFKVGINYQPPTVVPGGDLAKVQRAVCMLSNTTAIAEAWARLDHKFDLMYAKRAFVHWYVGEGMEEGEFSEAREDLAALEKDYEEVGVDSVDAEGEEEEGDEY